tttaattgcagtgtagacataaatcTATGTGCTTAAGTCACTTATGAAAATGGCactgaagtgcttttgaaaattttatgctTTGTGATCTGTGGTAATGAAATTTAAATATACAACATAAAAAAAGTATGCGCTTTTTATCAGCTCTACAGTATCATGAAAACTACATTTTAACCAATTGTGTGCCTTATCCTACACCCTGTTACTCCAGTTGAAGAAAGCTAGTGTAACGGAGCAGAGAATCAAGTTGTCTGTCTAAGTTGGTCTATCCCTTATGTCCATATTCCTAAAAGATTAGTCAGATGTAGAGATGGACCCAAAGATTAGGGGGTTTCAGATCTGGAATTTTGGTTCAGGCCATCTCCCATCAGAATACTTTTGTCTCAAAGAAGCTCGGGCTTACAAAacactgagcactctggccccaatccagcaaagtactttAGCACGTGTGTAACTGTAAACACATGGGATTACTTACATGCTAAAGTATGTGGGTCAGTTTGAGCACATGTGTAGTCCCTTGTGTTCACAGTTACACACATGctaaagtgctttgttggattggggccagagtggTCAACATCTTCAGGTCCGAGATGATATGGGCATGTCTATACCATATCCTCCCAGCCTGAGTAGACAGATTTGCACTAGTGGGGCTCAAGCTAACACACTAAAAACAGTGGATGTTGTTGTTTGGGCTGCAGTTCGGCCTCTCAAGCCTACGGGGTCGGGCCAGCTTCAGAGCCTAGGCTGCAGCCCTAGCCACAACATCCATACTGCTGTTTTTGGCGAGCTAGCTCAAGCCTTGCTAgtacaagtctgtctacccaggctgggaggctcacttccagctgcagtgtagacataccctaggataGCAAGAGTATTAAAAGGATAAATATCCCCCAAAGATGGTTGTTTTTATATTACTCTTTGTCATGTGCACAACGGTCTCCAGCTATGTTGACAACAGTATCATGTCTCCTAAAGCTGTTTCAGAGTCCTGACTATGAGTCGAGCTGATTCCAGTGTCAGAGTCCGTATCATTTATGTCTACATTAATCACTTTACGAACAAAGTCTGGCACTGCGACACACTTGCTGGAAACCTCGCTGCCTTTTGCCTGCTCTTCATTAGCTGGACATCTGGATTCAATTTTGTCTTTGATATGCAGTGAATTAAATTCTTCCGCAAGGAGTTCatattctttttccttcttttgcaGCAGCAAGTCCCTGTAGGTAAGCTCTTTCTGAATGCAGCTCAAGTGAGAGTGGATTCTCAAGCCATCTTTCGTACTTTTTTCCAATTCATGTTTGACACTTTCTAAATTTGAGGATTCTAGTTGGCCATTTAAGGCCTCTGCCATGCATTTACCATCTCCATTTGTTTCAGTGCATACACCTTTTACCTCTTTTTCAATTTCAGCACAGAGCTTTTCAATTAGTAGTTTGTGATGTTTCAGTCCTTCTTCCATCTGTAAAATTCCATCACTTTTGCTCAAGTATTCATGCATCTGATGTTGACCATGTGGCACATTTGTTTGTTGCTCAGCATCATTTGGAGTGGCCATTAAATAAGAATCCTGCACATAATTTTCTCCATCATTTTCTACCTGAACTAGGTGGAATTTGGCTTCACATGTTTCAATTTCCGTATCCAATTCCTTCATTCTGTTGACTTGCTGATGAATGGTATGATCTTGGGAAATGATCAGATGAATCAGTGTCTCCATATTGTCTCGCTCTTGCAGAGTATGGTCCTGTTTAAGTTTGGCCAGTTTCCTGAAAGTCTTTCTAACAATCCTCTTTTGCTTATCCACTGGCAACAACTTCATGTAATTCGCTGGGCTGAGCTCCCATTGTCTTCCTATGTTTTGTACTATCTTTGCTTCAGCTGTCCTCCACAACGGAAATGAGAGGAAAGCATCTGACTTCACCAGAACAAAGTGCAAattgggctgctcctctccccaggcCTTCCAAAGTCTCAGCATTTTTGTCAGCGGGGGAAGGACCCGCTCAGAGCCTCTCCATTTTTCTATGATACAATAATCACTAGGTTGTCCAAAAAGAAACCTTTTTTCTCCAAATGTAGCTTGATGTTCCTCTAGTAGAGCTTGGATCACATCAGCACAGGTTGTGCGCTTTGTCAGTCCGCACACAATTTTCTCCTCCTGGCATACCCAAACCACTATCTCCCTTTCATCAGAAGCCATGTTCTTGTCTGGAGATCTAAAATAAGGAAACATCAATATGAGTTACGTCAGTGGCATGCAGTGTGTGAATCAAAATGACAATCCAATTATCCTTGATATAAACTGCCAAATGGTGGGCAAACCTCCcacactcttaaaaaaaaaaaaaattaaaaatcctaaaATGTAAATGGAGAGAACACCGGCCTACCTGCCTCTCTGTCACTGGACCAAAGGGAAAGAAATACCAACCTACCTGAATTTTAGCTCAACTACAAACCCAAACCTCTTTTTCAGATTCttatatattaattttaaaacctTGTCCCACCTTTTCTCTGAATGCCTGGGTGCAATTCACTTAAAGAGCAGAAGTATAGATTAATATAAAGTGCTATTCTAATTGTATTATGCTCCCAGCTGGATCAAGGAATACTGGGAATCTCAGAAGAAAGTCTTTTCTCACAAGATAACAGTATAATTTGTAGATAATACAGGTTCAGAAGCTTGGGATAAACATTCAGATTTTTTTGAATGAATCACTAAACCACCACAAATCATGTGAACCCTACAGGAGATAAAATAATAAGAAATATTGTGATGCTGAGACAAATCTGCAGTCCCTTTGCCCCACATCATTGTagcgttgccaactctcatgaattTTATTGAAAGTCTCGGTGATAtacagtgtttttcttaaagccccagatcATGTATTCAAATGATTATAggagaatctcagatttcatgaaaaaaaaaaaaaattaaaaaaaaaaaaatctagctcttgtggttgtggagaaaagcatcaaaatgtgacctgagtgaaCGTTAAAGGGTCCAAAACCAAAacgcaaataaaaagaaccccaagctTATTGAAAATGAAAAAACCCAACTCTACCCcgcccccaaaaaaccccaccaaaaaccCCACTCATCATTTGTACACCCATTTTGTGATTTTTGAGGGGGTGACTTATGATTTCCAAATGATTGAGGTTGGTAATACTGTACATCACCAGCAGAGATGTGGCATCTCCGAAGGATTACACCTATTGATGCAGAGCTGTCATAGAGGCATCTATAGCTCCACTCCTCCCTGCTGCCAGTGCAGGCAATGTGGTGAAGAGGAATGGCCAGTACACCACTACACTGAGCAGATGTCCAGGATTAATTCCATTAAACTGCTTCAGTT
The Emys orbicularis isolate rEmyOrb1 chromosome 1, rEmyOrb1.hap1, whole genome shotgun sequence DNA segment above includes these coding regions:
- the RASSF9 gene encoding ras association domain-containing protein 9, with protein sequence MFPYFRSPDKNMASDEREIVVWVCQEEKIVCGLTKRTTCADVIQALLEEHQATFGEKRFLFGQPSDYCIIEKWRGSERVLPPLTKMLRLWKAWGEEQPNLHFVLVKSDAFLSFPLWRTAEAKIVQNIGRQWELSPANYMKLLPVDKQKRIVRKTFRKLAKLKQDHTLQERDNMETLIHLIISQDHTIHQQVNRMKELDTEIETCEAKFHLVQVENDGENYVQDSYLMATPNDAEQQTNVPHGQHQMHEYLSKSDGILQMEEGLKHHKLLIEKLCAEIEKEVKGVCTETNGDGKCMAEALNGQLESSNLESVKHELEKSTKDGLRIHSHLSCIQKELTYRDLLLQKKEKEYELLAEEFNSLHIKDKIESRCPANEEQAKGSEVSSKCVAVPDFVRKVINVDINDTDSDTGISSTHSQDSETALGDMILLST